The region GACGTGGACGCCGGCCGGGTCTCGTTCATCCATACAGGTGAGATGGGTCAACTTTTTTAGGTCTTTGtttgcgttatttttttatttaattattattttttatttattttttcctttaactttttcgtgttttcttgctatctggttttcttattttctttttccttttatttgttttcatatttcgttgtttttcttttctttcttttctttattttatttatttttttcgtgttttcttgttatctggttttcttgtttctttttcgctttgttctttttttatatttcgttgtttttgttttctttcttttcttcccttttttgagtaatttcttattatttttttagttctgtttgttttcgattctttttttattcttacggTTTCTTGTTGTTACGTTGGTTGtgtgttataataatttttttattgtttcgtattttcattttgttaaatCTAAGTGCATtggaagtattattattattattattattattattattgtttctattatattaataataattattattattactattattattattttacaaagaATACTTCTTAAAAATTAAGTAACTTGTGAACAAACAAAGTAGAGAACATAAGAAACACACAGGAACCAAGTTATATTTATCTAAAatgatatataacaacaacagcaaaatcaagttaaacagaaaacaaacaaacaaacaaacacaggaacCAAAATTACATCCACCTATAGCAgagtagaaaaaacaaaaaacgacaaaacaaacaaaaaacacaaaaacaaacacaggaaCCAAATATATACTAAACCAatatacaacaaaacaaaaacaaacattcaaacaaacacacaagaaaacatgcaaacaaacatacaggaaccatatatatactaaaccaacatacaacaaaacaaaaacaaacatacaaacacacaaaccaaacacatactaaaacaatatacaaaacaaacaaacaatcacacgggaacacatacaaacaaacacacaggaaccatatatatactaaaccaatagacaacaaaacaaacaaacaagcaaacgtgaACCAAATTTACACTAAACCAAcctacaacaaaacaaaaacaaacatgcaaacaaacacacagactccaAATATATACTAAACcaacagacaacaaaacaaaaacaaacacaccgccACTTACCAAGCAAATGACCGTCGAATTGCAATCACACGCCCCCCTGCACACCTTGCACGACCCCGACCGTTTAAGACGCCCCCCCCGAAGCCGAATCAAGCACGCGGGAGGAGCTTGCAATTGCTTTGAAGTTTGACCCTGCAATGAGGCGCGAGGGACTGGCTCGCTCTCAACAGGTAGCCGGTGGGAGGTCACGATGGGGAGCGAGAAAAGGGGGTCGGGTTTGTTTGCTcgggtttgtttgtatttgtttgggcGAGTGGGGGCGAATTTTGGAATTTTGGAGAAAAGGGTTGGGTGTCGGGTTTGTTtgctcgtgtttgtttgtttgttttggcgaGTGGGGGCAAATTATGGAATTTTTGGGAAAAGGGTTGGGTGTCGGGTTTGTTTGCTcgggtttgtttgtatttgtttgggcGAGTGGGGGCGAATTCTGGAATTTTGGAGAAAAGGGTTGGgtgttgtttgtgcttgtttaggCGAGTGGGTGTGTCTGGTGCCaactgtgttttttgttgttgttgtttgggtaaGTGGGTGTCTAGTGCAAATTTCAGTTGTTTGTTTAGGTGAGTGGGTGTTTCTGGTGCGAtttttgaatgtttgtttgtgttgtttgggcGAGTGAGTGCGTCTTGTAcgaattttgtttatttgtttgggcgACTGGGTTTGTCTATTGCCaactatgtttgtttatttgtgtttgtttaggcGAGTGAGTGTGTCTAGTGCGAATTTTGAATGTTTGTCTGTGTTGTCTGTGCGAGAGAGTGCATTCGTTgcaaattttgtttgtttgttaggggGTTGGGGAGTCATGTATATCTTAATATTTGTTTgaataaatgtacaaataaaacaacgaaaagaagACACACTAATATGTCGAAAGTCTTTTTGCTGTATCGCTTCtccatatatgtttttgtgtgatgCATCTACCAAACTGTCTATCTTTCAATCAATcagtctgtctttatctatcaatcatttaagctatctgtctatcattcaattaatctatctatctatcatttgattaatctatctatctatcatttaattaatctatctatccatcattcaattaatctatctatccatcattcaattaatctatctatctatcattcaattaatctatctatccatcattcaattaatctatctatccatcattcaattaatctatctatccatcattcaattaatctatctatctatcattcaattaatctatctatctatcattcaattaatctatctatccatcattcaattaatctatctatctatcattcaattaatctatctatctatcattcaattaatctatccatctatcattcagttaatctatctatctatcattcaattAATCTATCCACCTATCACAGACCATATCCACCGAACGAAGCCACATCCACGCTAATTAAAGGCCCGTCGCCAAAATCGCCAATATCGCCAATTTCTaggcactcctcctcccttcttcctttccttctttcctcccttactctccctcctttcctcctttccatccttcctctcctccctccctcctcttcccttcctcgctcctttcctccctctctctcccacaccctcactctcagcagcatcccccccccccctctctctctctctctctctctctctctctctctctctctctctctctctctctctctctctctctctctctctctctctctctctctctctcccgtctgccTTCGCCCGGGAGATGATCGAAGCCCCGCCCACCTACCCGCCCTGTTACctgccgccccgcccccctcccccccctcctggctCTGCTCCTCCAGATGCTGCGATTAGTTTGATGTTGCGAGGAAGGTGATTGGGAACCGGGGTGATTGGGTTCTTGATTGGGTCGATGGCTGGGGGCTCGTTGGATGACTGGCCGGCTGACCGATCGGTTGTGGTGGAGTGGATTGGGTTGTGTGGTcggtttggggatttttttttgtgtgtgtgggaggggtggggtgaatcAGCTGGGTGACTGATTAGGTGTGATGGATGACTTACCTGTTGTGATGGATGGATGACTTTATTTGATGGATGGATGACCAGGTGTGATAGATGGATGACCAGGATTGATAGATGACTCACCAGGTTTGATGGATGACTCACCTGATTATGTGCGATGGATGGGTGATTTGGTGTGATGCATGACAACCCAGTCGTTGTGGATGACTGATTATTTATGGAGATGGATTACCTGGGAGGACCGAGTAGTTAGTGCGAATCTGGATGACTGGTGACTGACTTTTCAAGTAAATGTTTAGTTCGCTGACTGACTAGATATTTGGGTATTGACTGAATAACAAGACAGCGTTCGGTCCAAAGTTTCTAAGGTTCTGGCAGGAAGTTATCGTTCGGAGAAATTAaacgttttgttatttatttgttcagtCGTTTATAAGaaattcattgttattgctataatattatgaaatagaataaaatatattattaataatgatgtacacacacacacacacacacacacacacacacacacacacacacacacacacacacacacacacacacacacacacgcacgcacgcacgcacaagttacacgcacacgcagtcaCTGGTTTATAAATTGCACACGTGATCTCAGATATCTACGATTCCTAAGAACCCCAGACATGTCATGCCCTCCCTCTGTGCCCGCAGGTGGCCTCTCGGGGATGTTCCGGTGGGAGGCGAGCGACCAGGTCCACGGCACCGGCTCCAACGTGTTCACCGTGGCCGCCCGGGCGCTGCACATCAGCCTCGTGCGGAACGAGCAGCTGCACGTGTTCCCGATGATGCAGCAGCCGCTCTCGGCCGCCGTCCTGCTCGCCGTCACGAACGACTTCAACATCCAGAGGTCGCTGGTGTACGTGATCCGCCAGGCGCCGTCCCTGGGACAGCTGCTCCTGGAGGAGGCGGGGGGCGTGCTGGTCCCCGTCGACAACTTCACCCAGCGGCACCTGAACGACTCCCGCATCGTCTTCGAGCACACGAGCCCCTTCTCCGATCTCTCAGCGAGCGACATGTTTGTCTTCGACGTGGAGACTCCGTTTGCAGAGCCGCTGAAGAACCAAGAGTTCCACATCGAAATATCTGTGGCCAGTCCGCGCGGAGGAGGCCTTGAGCGCTACCTGGGGCTGGCGCCTCTCGTGGTGGCGGAAGGAGGTCAGGCGACGGTGAGGCAAGACAACCTGAACCTCTCTGCCGTCTTGGAATTCATCGAGACGTACCCGGGGGCTGGCGTAGCGGTGCGATTCCCGCCACAGCTCATCGCCACCGTCACCTCCACGCCTGTGAATGGCATCTTCACGCTGAGAGACAGGAACATGACTGAGGGCTACACCTTTACCGTTCGCGACATCGAAAGAGGCCGTGTGCGGTATGAGCACGATCACAGTGACACCCTCACAGATAGCCTAGGCTTCACTGTTCACCTTGCTGGAAATGGCTCATCTCCAGATGTACTACTCTTTAATGGATCACTAAACGTTAGTGTAACACCAGTGAATGACCAACCCTTCACTTTAGTCACCAGTGCCCCAGTTCTGTATGTTGTGCACCGTCAGAATGCAATTATCACCAACCACAGTTTGCTAACCACAGACCCTGACAATGTTCCAAAGGATATTGTGTACGAACTGATGAGCGCTCCTGATCATGGGCGTCTCATCCACGTTGACAACTTCAGTGTAGCTGTTCAGTCTTTCTCACAAGAAGACGTGGATGCTGGCAGGATCCTGTATGCTCATGATGGAACTAATGGATCAGCCCGCTTCTATTTTAAAGTGTCAGATGGGAAACACAACCCTAAATACTCTGTTTTTACCATTGAAGTTCTGCCTCTCACTTTAGAGCTTGTAAACCATACTGTTATCCCCCTGAAACAAACTTCTACTGTTGCTTATATTATGCCTCGTCATCTTGCAGCCAACACAAATGGCAACAGCAACCATATCTTCTATAATGTTACTAGATCACCCCGATTTGGTCGGTTGTATATGAATGACCAAGTGATCCACACATTTGGACAAAGCAATATTGATAAAGGAGAAGTTCTGTATATGCAAACAGATTTGACAGAACCATCGGATAATTTTAGAATAGATCTATGGACATGGGAAGCATCTATTCGTGATGTAGAAGTAAGGGTTGTAGTGACACCTCTTGTAGACACCAAACCATTGATTGCAACGGTAGGTGGAAGAACCCGACTTACCTTAGACCACTTGGATGCTTCCCAACTAGCCACCATTACAGGCAGCAATCCTGTATACAAAGTGAAGAAAAGACCTCGTTTCGGGAAGCTGAAGAAGATCAGTCGGCGGACGAGGAGATCTGGCAGGTCCTACGAAGTTCAAGAGTTTACACACGAAGACATAAGGGCAGGCCTTATATTTTATATTGCAAGGAATCTCAATCTGAGGGCTGATGAGCCTCTGCATGATCATGTCCACTACATCCTTAAGGTACCAGCACCAGGTTTTCAACCAGCAGAAGGAACACTCCGCCTTAGTTTGGTGGAGAGTATGGAGGCTGGAGCAGCATTAGAAGAAGGTGCAGGACCGCCAAGACATCTGCGCCCTGAAATCCTCTCACCTACGGGAGACATTGAAGATCCCTCATCAAACTCGGAATCCTCTAGTTTATTCCCTGGCATTCCCATGGATTATATAATTGTCATTGTGGCCTCTGTTGGAGCTGTGATGGCTGTTATAGCTCTGATGGTGCTGGTACGCTGTGCTACTCGTCGGCGACATAGTGACAAGCGCAGTGATGTTGGAATGGATGGTGATGTagcctccctacccccaccactgCCAACCGATTCACGACCCAACTCCTTCATGACAGACGATATGTCAGAACTGGAGTGCCGGCCCCCAGAACTACCATCGTCCCCAAGGCCTGGCCGCCACCACCACTTACAcaatggtggcagtggtgggatgGGTCTGGCAGCACACCTCACAGATTCTGATGCCTCCTGGCCCCGTGACCCATCTCGGGAGGTCTCACCGGC is a window of Penaeus vannamei isolate JL-2024 unplaced genomic scaffold, ASM4276789v1 unanchor2348, whole genome shotgun sequence DNA encoding:
- the LOC113822188 gene encoding chondroitin sulfate proteoglycan 4 (The sequence of the model RefSeq protein was modified relative to this genomic sequence to represent the inferred CDS: added 169 bases not found in genome assembly), which gives rise to MFRWEASDQVHGTGSNVFTVAARALHISLVRNEQLHVFPMMQQPLSAAVLLAVTNDFNIQRSLVYVIRQAPSLGQLLLEEAGGVLVPVDNFTQRHLNDSRIVFEHTSPFSDLSASDMFVFDVETPFAEPLKNQEFHIEISVASPRGGGLERYLGLAPLVVAEGGQATVRQDNLNLSAVLEFIETYPGAGVAVRFPPQLIATVTSTPVNGIFTLRDRNMTEGYTFTVRDIERGRVRYEHDHSDTLTDSLGFTVHLAGNGSSPDVLLFNGSLNVSVTPVNDQPFTLVTSAPVLYVVHRQNAIITNHSLLTTDPDNVPKDIVYELMSAPDHGRLIHVDNFSVAVQSFSQEDVDAGRILYAHDGTNGSARFYFKVSDGKHNPKYSVFTIEVLPLTLELVNHTVIPLKQTSTVAYIMPRHLAANTNGNSNHIFYNVTRSPRFGRLYMNDQVIHTFGQSNIDKGEVLYMQTDLTEPSDNFRIDLWTWEASIRDVEVRVVVTPLVDTKPLIATVGGRTRLTLDHLDASQLATITGSNPVYKVKKRPRFGKLKKISRRTRRSGRSYEVQEFTHEDIRAGLIFYIARNLNLRADEPLHDHVHYILKVPAPGFQPAEGTLRLSLVESMEAGAALEEGAGPPRHLRPEILSPTGDIEDPSSNSESSSLFPGIPMDYIIVIVASVGAVMAVIALMVLVRCATRRRHSDKRSDVGMDGDVASLPPPLPTDSRPNSFMTDDMSELECRPPELPSSPRPGRHHHLHNGGSGGMGLAAHLTDSDASWPRDPSREVSPAVPQCKVTPLCADTTPRESPYDPHLAGYPYGVNTEQAEEWGLYEKHQPRTTNPMLRKNQYWV